A window from Carassius gibelio isolate Cgi1373 ecotype wild population from Czech Republic chromosome B3, carGib1.2-hapl.c, whole genome shotgun sequence encodes these proteins:
- the lgals2a gene encoding lectin, galactoside-binding, soluble, 2a, with protein sequence MNGVVVQNMSFKTGQTLTVTGIPDADSTNFAFNIGHSAEDVALHMNPRFDAHGDQRTVVCNSFQDGSWCEEQREDSFPFNQNEEFQTKINFTNEEFLVTLPDGSQIKFPNRHGAEKYKYLHFEGEVRIRGIEIK encoded by the exons GGTGTGGTTGTGCAGAATATGTCCTTTAAGACGGGACAGACTCTGACTGTTACAGGAATCCCCGATGCTGATTCCACAAA TTTTGCCTTTAACATTGGTCACAGCGCTGAGGACGTCGCTCTACACATGAACCCTCGTTTTGATGCCCATGGTGACCAGAGAACTGTAGTGTGCAATTCATTCCAGGACGGCAGCTGGTGTGAGGAGCAGAGAGAGGACAGCTTTCCATTTAATCAGAACGAGGAGTTCCAG ACAAAAATCAATTTCACCAATGAGGAGTTCCTGGTGACTCTTCCTGATGGTTCTCAGATTAAATTCCCTAACCGTCATGGTGCTGAGAAGTACAAATATTTGCACTTTGAAGGCGAGGTCAGGATCCGAGGGATTGAGATCAAGTAG